A single window of Actinoallomurus bryophytorum DNA harbors:
- a CDS encoding ImmA/IrrE family metallo-endopeptidase, with amino-acid sequence MTTWREANRLAHLAAAQAHGDLGVDTAVPPIDIYSAIGDAEVVLMWRPMPRQFGAYINELRSRPGILVNNGLPHAAQRHTAAHELGHHRLGHRSTTDENLDPPDKGWSGWTDEEKVAESFASWFLMPRRAVLTALGRLGLERPQSPDDVYMLALLLGTSYRSTIRHLPNLRLASRDLARQWARVPPKKIKARLDNAALPPTSSSSDVWVIDKNFAGTELTVHLGDRLIVTVTNDAKASIDPPEAFRVMPASAAMPSPTDTSTPTTSAQGLSNALILEVEQIVPSRVEIFGSANSQVNKWAFDVQVEERHSGLARRWIE; translated from the coding sequence ATGACAACCTGGAGGGAGGCGAATCGTCTTGCTCACCTAGCCGCTGCCCAGGCCCATGGTGACCTTGGAGTCGATACTGCCGTGCCGCCGATCGACATTTACAGCGCAATCGGTGACGCCGAGGTAGTTCTAATGTGGCGTCCTATGCCACGCCAGTTTGGTGCATATATCAATGAGCTCAGGTCTCGCCCTGGCATCCTTGTGAATAACGGTCTTCCTCACGCTGCGCAGCGTCACACAGCGGCACATGAGCTCGGACATCATCGCCTTGGTCACCGAAGTACAACTGACGAGAATCTCGATCCTCCAGACAAAGGCTGGTCCGGCTGGACTGATGAGGAAAAGGTCGCCGAATCATTCGCGTCCTGGTTTCTGATGCCACGCAGAGCAGTACTTACCGCATTGGGCCGCCTTGGCTTGGAGAGGCCACAGAGCCCAGACGACGTCTACATGCTCGCTCTGCTACTTGGCACGTCTTATCGCTCGACCATCAGACACCTACCTAACCTTCGACTCGCGAGTCGAGATTTGGCGCGACAGTGGGCAAGAGTTCCACCCAAAAAGATCAAGGCGAGACTTGACAACGCCGCACTTCCGCCTACGTCTAGCAGTTCGGACGTTTGGGTAATAGACAAAAATTTCGCTGGTACTGAGCTAACCGTTCATCTTGGCGATCGGCTCATTGTTACGGTGACCAATGACGCTAAAGCGAGCATCGACCCACCGGAGGCTTTCCGTGTCATGCCAGCCTCTGCAGCCATGCCGTCACCGACGGACACATCAACGCCCACCACTTCTGCACAAGGTTTATCAAACGCATTAATTCTAGAGGTTGAGCAGATCGTTCCCAGTCGAGTCGAAATTTTCGGATCTGCGAACAGCCAAGTAAATAAATGGGCGTTTGACGTCCAGGTTGAGGAACGTCATAGCGGCCTAGCACGCCGCTGGATTGAATAG
- a CDS encoding helix-turn-helix domain-containing protein, whose amino-acid sequence MTGNEDSEWVQLGARLRNVREYLNLSQQYVADRTGIPRSAISDIERGVRKLDSLELRKLSRLYMHPVGYLLGEDDTGEDVHALARAVTDLTDDDRAEVVRFAQYLRFSADTERRKQRR is encoded by the coding sequence ATGACCGGCAACGAAGACTCCGAGTGGGTGCAGCTGGGTGCCCGCCTACGTAATGTTCGCGAGTATTTGAACCTTTCTCAGCAGTATGTTGCCGATAGAACCGGAATTCCTCGATCGGCGATTTCTGATATTGAGCGGGGCGTACGCAAGCTAGACAGCCTTGAGCTACGCAAGCTCTCTCGCCTGTATATGCATCCGGTCGGCTATCTCCTAGGCGAGGACGATACCGGGGAGGATGTTCACGCACTTGCGCGGGCGGTAACCGACTTGACCGACGATGATCGCGCTGAAGTGGTTCGCTTCGCGCAGTATCTTCGCTTCTCGGCCGACACGGAGCGACGGAAACAGCGACGATGA
- a CDS encoding phosphopantetheine-binding protein: MDRQAIENLIIELLAEEEGITPDALRDRLAAEGEDLPIDSLLAVEVVVRVEQRCGVQLPTTPETAECLRSVRDFAAIVHHLVQEAEQGRRVGEGA, translated from the coding sequence ATGGATCGCCAGGCCATCGAAAACTTGATCATCGAGCTACTCGCCGAGGAGGAGGGCATCACGCCGGATGCGTTGAGGGACCGCTTGGCAGCTGAAGGTGAGGATCTGCCCATCGATTCACTGTTGGCTGTAGAGGTCGTCGTGCGTGTGGAACAAAGGTGCGGCGTTCAGCTGCCGACTACGCCAGAGACAGCGGAGTGCCTACGATCAGTCCGCGACTTCGCCGCCATCGTCCACCACCTCGTCCAAGAAGCAGAGCAAGGGCGTCGAGTTGGTGAAGGGGCATGA
- a CDS encoding nucleoside triphosphate pyrophosphohydrolase family protein — protein MYSVETAVVGKPDIDLEEALSMKLREYQEAAGQTDQRSGRDLADIAVHLLGMIGEAGSVATEYKKLLRDGAAHVAWKARVREELGDVLWYTATLASKLDLDLEDVARANLEKTRNRWLRASSEPLDDDFPEDEQLPRDGRFEFIASTNDAGSPTVRVRYGGQWIGDPLTDASHVDDGYRFHDVFHLAHAAALGWSPVTRKLLGRKRRSDPGIDEAEDGGRAIVIEEGVAAMVFAYATSHDYLRGIARLDFELLDGIQNLVAPLEVGIRNAANWEQAILTGYDAWRQLRDGNGGTVLLDMRQQSLTVVPT, from the coding sequence GTGTACTCTGTCGAGACAGCGGTTGTCGGAAAACCCGACATCGACCTTGAGGAGGCGCTCAGCATGAAGCTCCGTGAGTACCAAGAGGCCGCTGGCCAGACGGACCAGCGCTCCGGCCGCGATCTCGCTGACATCGCAGTACACCTGCTTGGCATGATCGGCGAGGCTGGCTCGGTTGCAACCGAGTACAAGAAGCTGCTGCGCGACGGCGCCGCCCACGTAGCCTGGAAGGCTCGTGTCCGCGAGGAGCTGGGTGATGTTCTCTGGTACACGGCGACGCTCGCCAGCAAGCTTGATCTTGATCTCGAAGACGTTGCCCGCGCAAATCTTGAGAAGACGAGGAACCGATGGCTCAGGGCGAGCTCCGAGCCGCTGGACGACGATTTCCCGGAAGACGAGCAGCTTCCTCGTGACGGCAGATTTGAGTTCATTGCCTCGACTAACGATGCCGGCAGTCCCACAGTCCGCGTCCGTTACGGAGGTCAGTGGATCGGAGACCCGCTGACCGATGCCTCCCACGTTGACGACGGTTACCGCTTCCATGACGTTTTTCATCTCGCACACGCGGCCGCGCTCGGCTGGTCGCCGGTCACACGCAAACTTCTCGGACGGAAGCGTCGCTCGGATCCGGGCATCGATGAAGCGGAGGACGGTGGGCGCGCCATCGTTATCGAGGAGGGCGTAGCCGCGATGGTCTTCGCCTACGCGACGAGCCACGATTACCTCCGCGGCATTGCCCGCCTTGACTTCGAGCTGCTCGATGGCATCCAGAATCTAGTGGCCCCGCTGGAAGTTGGCATACGCAATGCTGCCAACTGGGAGCAGGCCATTCTCACGGGTTACGACGCTTGGCGTCAGCTACGGGATGGCAACGGTGGAACGGTGCTGCTGGACATGCGACAACAGAGTCTCACTGTCGTCCCTACGTAA